One Fusarium musae strain F31 chromosome 6, whole genome shotgun sequence DNA segment encodes these proteins:
- a CDS encoding hypothetical protein (EggNog:ENOG41) translates to MSELKAGDNFPEGVWFSYIPPSPETSEFTTCGTPVPFNASQEFKNKKVVLVSIPGAFTPTCSGSHIPSYLEHVDKIKAKGVDQVIVIAVNDPFVMSGWAKANGITDDKILFMSDKDAKFSQTIGWNIGERTGRFAIIVDQGKVVYAARDEEPGSIEKSGALGVLAQL, encoded by the exons ATGTCTGAGCTCAAGGCCGGTGATAACTTCCCAGAGGGTGTCTGGTTCAGCTATATCCCTCCCTCGCCTGAAACCTCTGAGTTCACTACTTGTGGTACACCTGTCCCTTTCAACGCCAGCCAGG aattcaagaacaagaaggttGTTCTTGTCTCTATCCCAGGTGCTTTCACGCCTACTTGCTCCGGCTCTCACATTCCTTCCTACTTGGAACAcgtcgacaagatcaaggccaagggtgtTGATCAGGTCATTGTCATCGCTGTCAATGACCCCTTTGTCATGAGCGGCTGGGCCAAGGCCAACGGCATTACCGATGACAAGATC CTCTTCATGTCCGACAAGGATGCTAAGTTCTCCCAAACTATCGGCTGGAATATCGGTGAGCGAACTGGACGCTTTGCGATTATTGTCGACCAAGGCAAGGTCGTGTACGCTGCAAGGGACGAGGAGCCTGGAAGCATCGAGAAGTCTGGTGCCCTAGGCGTCCTGGCCCAGCTGTAA
- the RPL24 gene encoding 60S ribosomal protein L24 (EggNog:ENOG41), with protein MRTYEDTFSGARIYPGKGKLYVRGDSKIFRFQNGKSESLFLQRKNPRRIAWTVLYRRQHRKGISEEVAKKRTRRTVKSQRGIVGASLDVIKEKRNIRPEARSAARAQAIKESKEKKQADAAAKKSEKAKLAAQASKGQAVRQVSKQGAKGSAPKVQAKSR; from the exons ATGCGAACCTACGAGGACACCTTCTCCGGCGCGAGAATCTACCCTGGCAAG GGTAAGCTCTACGTCCGTGGCGACAGCAAGATCTTCCGATTCCAGAACGGCAAGTCGGAGTCTCTCTTCCTGCAAAGGAAGAACCCCCGCCGTATCGCATGGACCGTCCTCTACCGCCGACAGCACCGCAAGGGTATCTCTGAG GAGGTTGCCAAGAAGCGAACTCGCCGCACCGTCAAGTCTCAGCGAGGCATCGTTGGTGCTTCTCTCGACgtgatcaaggagaagcgcaACATCCGACCCGAGGCCCGTTCCGCTGCCCGAGCCCAGGCCATCAAGGAgagcaaggagaagaagcaggccgatgctgctgccaagaagtCCGAGAAGGCTAAGCTCGCTGCCCAGGCCTCCAAGGGCCAGGCTGTCCGACAAGTCAGCAAGCAGGGTGCCAAGGGCTCTGCTCCTAAGGTTCAGGCCAAGAGCCGTTAA